TATTGATTCGACCATCAAGTATATGCAAGAAACGCAATTGGACCGTTCTGAATTTCCATTGTTCTCATCAGTGGTATTTGCGGGCGCGGCCCTATCGGGTATTTTGCTCATTTTGATAAGGGCGCCCAAAAACCCGCCAAGGCCCAACCTGAAAAATATGTTGGGGGGGGTGGCCTTGGGCATCCCCAACTATTTTTCCATTTTCTTTTTGTTGCGCGCCCTGCAGAACGAGCAACTCAACAGTGCCTCCATTTTTACCATAAACAACGTGGCCATTGTCATGTTCTCAACACTTTTGGGCATCTTGCTGTTCAAAGAAGAGCTAAGTCCAAAAAATTGGCTGGGCGTGGCCATGGCGGTGGTGAGCATTCTTTTGGTAGCTTTGTTTTGATGCATACGTACAAAACACTTTTAGGCCCTTCGGAAGAGATTCTGTACAAAGACCGAAAGAGCAAGTTTTATGCCTATGCCTATCCGTTAAATTCAGAAGAGGAGGCCAAAGAAATCATTGACGGGCTTCGTAAAAAACATCCCAACGCCAACCATATCTGCTATGCATGGCAGCTAGGGGCAGAAACCATACGCTACAGGGCCAATGACGATGGCGAACCCAACAATTCTGCGGGCATGCCCATTTATGGCCAGATACAGTCGTTTGGGCTTACCAATGTGCTGGTAGCGGTGGTTCGAATCTTTGGAGGAACGAAGTTGGGCGTGGGCGGACTGATCCAAGCCTATAAGACAGCCGCCAGTATGGCAATAGGGAATGCCACTGTGGTAGAGCGACAGCTTGTTGAACATTTTGAACTGACCTT
This portion of the Flagellimonas lutaonensis genome encodes:
- a CDS encoding IMPACT family protein, which produces MHTYKTLLGPSEEILYKDRKSKFYAYAYPLNSEEEAKEIIDGLRKKHPNANHICYAWQLGAETIRYRANDDGEPNNSAGMPIYGQIQSFGLTNVLVAVVRIFGGTKLGVGGLIQAYKTAASMAIGNATVVERQLVEHFELTFPYTMLDVVMRTIKKHQLDIISQKMELSCKMVVSVAKKDLEKTKGTLMGLHQVNVEKLA